Genomic DNA from Paenibacillus donghaensis:
TTTTGCTTGAAGGCTAAGGGAGCATCACACTCATGGCTAGCCACAAAACGGGTACCCATTTGAACACCAGATGCGCCAATCCGAAGGGCTTTTGCGATATCATCCCCTGTCAGAATCCCACCCGCAGCAATAACCGGAATCGAAACGGCCTCTAAGACTTCAGGAAGGATATCAAACATGGATCTGTCTGTACCTAAATGGCCCCCAGCTTCGAACCCTTCCACAACGACTGCGGAGGCACCAAGTCTTTCGGAAATTCTGGCTAATTTGGCGGATGAAACAATAGTTACTACAGGAGTACCATATTCTTTACCCCAAGCATAAATATCTCTAGAAATTCCGGCTCCGGAAATAATAAAGTCAACCTTTTCTTCCAAAGCAACCTTCATTTTTTCGGCAAAGTCCTTCACTGCGAATAGTACGTTCACACCGATATAGCCAATCCCTTTAGAGAGTTCTCTTGTTGTGCGAATATGCTTTCTCAGCTCTTCAGTAGTGATCCCTGTACCAGAGATGGTGCCGATCCCGCCTGCATTGGCTACAGCAGCGGCTAGTCCACTTAAGGATATGCCTACGCCCATTCCACCTTGAATAACAGGAACTCTGGATTTAATATGTCCGAATTGGATGGTTGGAAGTTTCAATTACACACCTCTTTCACAAGTTGTAGACATTATAAAAACTCCTCTGGAGTAATTAGCTATAACGTAACACAGTTAAGTCTTTCCCG
This window encodes:
- a CDS encoding NAD(P)H-dependent flavin oxidoreductase, with amino-acid sequence MKLPTIQFGHIKSRVPVIQGGMGVGISLSGLAAAVANAGGIGTISGTGITTEELRKHIRTTRELSKGIGYIGVNVLFAVKDFAEKMKVALEEKVDFIISGAGISRDIYAWGKEYGTPVVTIVSSAKLARISERLGASAVVVEGFEAGGHLGTDRSMFDILPEVLEAVSIPVIAAGGILTGDDIAKALRIGASGVQMGTRFVASHECDAPLAFKQKYVDAQQGDTVLIKSTVGLEGRAIRNEFTDRISDDAKLKIVKCYDCLKVCSHRFCTMESLLTSLRGDVKNGLVFAGSRVHEIKEILSVQQIIDNLMNEYQGALNPTT